A genomic region of Pseudomonas abietaniphila contains the following coding sequences:
- the hflC gene encoding protease modulator HflC: protein MSLFHNHDHHDHAGHDHGGHHHGHHHHGEASGPVGFPWRRASLAAVLIAFAVAAASLVQVRSGEATVVTRFGNPSRVLLDPGLSWRWPAPFEAAIPVDLRLRTTSSGLQDVGTRDGLRIIVQAYVAWQVQGDPDNVKRFMRAVQNQPDEAARQIRTFVGSALETTAASFDLSSLINTDANQVRIADFENQLRQQIDKQLLTTYGVRVLQVGVERLTLPSVTLNATVDRMRAERETIATERTAIGKREAAQIRSAAERDARIVEADATVKAADIEAQSRVEAALIYGRAYASSPQLYNLLRSLDTLGTVVGPTTKLILRTDAAPFRVLVDGPPQLDGKQDSKAGTQP from the coding sequence TTGAGTCTGTTTCATAATCACGATCACCACGACCATGCAGGTCATGACCACGGCGGCCATCATCACGGGCATCACCATCACGGTGAAGCGTCCGGGCCTGTGGGCTTTCCTTGGCGCCGGGCCTCACTGGCGGCCGTGCTGATTGCGTTTGCAGTGGCCGCTGCGAGTCTGGTGCAGGTGCGTTCCGGCGAGGCGACGGTGGTGACCCGCTTCGGCAATCCATCCCGCGTGTTGCTCGACCCCGGCCTGAGCTGGCGCTGGCCCGCACCGTTCGAAGCCGCGATTCCGGTGGACCTTCGCCTGCGCACTACATCAAGTGGCTTGCAGGATGTCGGCACCCGCGACGGCTTGCGCATCATTGTTCAGGCGTATGTTGCCTGGCAGGTGCAGGGCGATCCCGACAACGTGAAACGCTTCATGCGCGCCGTGCAGAATCAGCCTGATGAGGCCGCCCGTCAGATCCGCACCTTTGTGGGGTCTGCACTGGAAACCACGGCCGCGAGTTTCGACCTGTCGAGTCTGATCAACACAGACGCCAATCAGGTGCGCATCGCCGATTTCGAAAACCAGCTGCGCCAGCAGATCGACAAGCAATTGCTGACCACCTACGGCGTGCGCGTCCTGCAGGTGGGTGTTGAGCGTCTGACGCTGCCTTCGGTGACCCTCAACGCGACGGTCGACCGCATGCGCGCCGAGCGTGAAACCATCGCCACCGAACGCACGGCCATCGGCAAGCGCGAAGCCGCGCAGATTCGTTCGGCTGCCGAACGTGATGCCCGGATCGTGGAGGCAGATGCCACCGTGAAAGCCGCCGACATCGAGGCCCAGTCCCGTGTCGAAGCCGCGCTGATTTATGGCCGTGCTTACGCCAGCTCGCCGCAGTTGTACAACCTGCTGCGCTCGCTCGACACCCTCGGCACCGTCGTGGGGCCGACCACCAAGCTCATATTGCGCACCGACGCCGCACCGTTCCGTGTGCTGGTGGACGGTCCGCCCCAGCTGGACGGGAAGCAGGACAGCAAGGCTGGAACCCAACCATGA
- a CDS encoding SPFH domain-containing protein → MSEQDSMQIERPVVNSPWLQASRLAFLGLYVVTLLAALGWAVSNVRQIDPQNRAVVFRFGELDRVQNAGLLLAWPQPFEQVVLLPSADRVIERHVETLLRSPTALAADKVTSFATPMSDALAGSGYLLTGDAGVVQLDVTAYYKVTDPREFVLQGEHVLPALDRLVNRSAVSLTAARDLDTILVARPELVGSDSQSAERRERLRGDLVQGINKRLDELSATGVGLGVEVVRVDVQSSLPAAAVNAFNAVLTASQQADQAVANARTDAEKANQTANQQADRTLQVAHAQASERLAKAQTDTAAVTGLAQSIQNKSDPGLLLRIYRERVPGILKQAGSVTTVDPHDDSRLIIQGADK, encoded by the coding sequence ATGAGTGAGCAGGACTCGATGCAGATCGAGCGTCCGGTGGTCAATAGCCCATGGTTGCAGGCCAGCCGGTTGGCGTTTTTAGGTTTGTACGTGGTTACGTTGCTGGCCGCGCTCGGCTGGGCCGTGTCCAACGTGCGTCAGATTGACCCGCAAAACCGTGCCGTAGTGTTCCGCTTTGGCGAGCTTGATCGTGTACAGAATGCAGGTCTGTTACTGGCGTGGCCGCAACCTTTCGAACAGGTCGTGCTGCTGCCCTCGGCAGATCGAGTGATTGAGCGGCATGTGGAAACCTTGCTGCGCTCGCCCACCGCATTGGCGGCTGACAAGGTCACCAGTTTCGCCACGCCCATGAGCGACGCGCTCGCGGGCTCTGGCTATTTGCTGACCGGCGATGCCGGTGTCGTGCAGCTGGATGTGACGGCGTACTACAAGGTCACCGACCCGCGTGAGTTCGTGTTGCAGGGCGAGCATGTGTTGCCTGCGCTGGACCGTCTGGTCAATCGCAGCGCCGTCAGCCTCACCGCCGCTCGGGATCTGGACACGATCCTGGTGGCACGTCCTGAGCTGGTCGGGTCGGACAGTCAGTCGGCCGAACGCCGTGAACGCCTGCGTGGCGATCTGGTGCAAGGCATCAACAAACGGCTCGATGAGCTGTCGGCAACCGGCGTCGGCCTGGGTGTGGAAGTGGTGCGAGTGGACGTGCAATCCAGCCTGCCCGCCGCTGCGGTAAACGCGTTCAATGCTGTTTTGACCGCCAGCCAGCAGGCCGATCAGGCGGTGGCCAACGCCCGTACCGATGCTGAAAAAGCCAATCAGACCGCCAACCAACAGGCGGATCGTACCTTGCAGGTCGCTCATGCACAGGCGTCCGAGCGACTGGCCAAAGCACAGACCGACACCGCTGCCGTGACCGGTCTGGCGCAGTCGATCCAGAACAAGAGCGACCCTGGCTTGCTGCTGCGTATTTACCGCGAACGTGTGCCAGGCATTCTCAAACAGGCCGGTTCCGTGACAACGGTCGATCCCCATGACGATTCACGCTTGATCATTCAGGGAGCCGACAAATGA